One Synechococcus sp. JA-2-3B'a(2-13) genomic window carries:
- a CDS encoding phytanoyl-CoA dioxygenase family protein: protein MLAQLRFSPAVRVSGTESLQELQQPDPETVEQAFELFSTEGYLVLPEIFPPELIDKLHSSFLATYSRYCTHEHHADALLVGNRRVMVTVRLEGPFNDPLIYAHPLILPILKRILGPELILSGLGAVVSLPGSADQQVHRDLSHLFGDETLDAIIPCYALNLLIPLVEVNEENGMTRLWPGSHAVFDAHYTELAQQMPFIDPPLAKGSCLLFDYRLIHLGRANRSPAPRPLLYNTYSRAWFRDPINYTQQPPLVIPAQEKERIPAEHQNLFVTAQIV from the coding sequence ATGTTGGCCCAGTTGCGCTTCAGCCCTGCGGTTCGCGTCAGCGGGACGGAGTCCTTACAGGAGCTCCAGCAGCCGGATCCAGAGACCGTAGAGCAGGCTTTTGAACTGTTTTCCACAGAGGGCTATCTGGTGTTGCCGGAGATCTTTCCCCCCGAGCTCATCGACAAGTTGCACAGCAGCTTTCTGGCCACCTACAGCCGCTACTGCACCCACGAGCACCACGCTGATGCCCTGTTGGTGGGCAATAGACGGGTGATGGTAACGGTTCGCCTGGAGGGCCCCTTCAACGATCCCCTCATCTATGCCCATCCTCTGATCTTGCCCATCCTGAAGCGGATTTTGGGGCCAGAGTTGATCTTGAGCGGGCTGGGGGCGGTGGTCTCTCTGCCGGGATCCGCCGATCAACAAGTTCACCGGGATCTGTCTCATCTGTTTGGCGACGAGACCTTGGATGCGATCATTCCTTGCTATGCCCTGAATTTGCTTATTCCTCTGGTGGAGGTCAACGAAGAGAACGGCATGACCCGTCTCTGGCCCGGCAGCCATGCGGTCTTCGATGCCCACTATACCGAGCTGGCCCAGCAGATGCCCTTTATCGATCCACCCTTGGCCAAGGGATCCTGCCTCCTGTTCGACTACCGCCTGATTCATCTGGGTCGGGCCAATCGCTCGCCCGCTCCCCGTCCTCTTCTCTACAACACCTACAGCCGCGCTTGGTTTCGGGATCCCATCAATTACACTCAGCAACCTCCCCTGGTGATCCCGGCCCAAGAGAAAGAGCGGATCCCAGCGGAGCACCAAAACCTATTCGTGACGGCACAGATTGTGTAG
- the trpE gene encoding anthranilate synthase component I yields the protein MIYPPLKEFLALTKQGNFIPVYQEWVADLETPVSAWYRVCAGQPYNFLLESVEGGEQVARYSFLGCDPLWVLEIRGDQALQRYRDGRQEHHQGDPFAILARCLQPYEPVHLPELPSSIGGLFGYWGYELIRWIEPKVPVHPLQPGDPPDAVLMQVDSILLFDQVKRKIWVVAFADTRHHAPEEAYAQACRRVEKLMQQLSAPLSLAHLHLNWKPHLSERTPSRWREQIPPSTLSRPAYCQAVERAKDYIRAGDIFQVVLSQRFTVSLAGDPFRLYRSLRLINPSPYMAFLQFGDLCLIGSSPEVMVKLSRVGEDRIATVRPIAGTRPRGTTPLEDRQLEQELLADPKERAEHVMLVDLARNDLGRVCQLGSVQVDDLMQIERYSHVMHIVSNVVGRLDPQYSAWDLLRATFPAGTVTGAPKIRAMQIIHELEGCRRGPYAGAYGYYDFSGQLNTAITIRTLLVHQGQVSLQAGAGIVADSDPEREYQECLNKARGMLMAVASLQET from the coding sequence ATGATTTACCCTCCCTTGAAGGAGTTTCTTGCCCTCACCAAGCAGGGCAACTTTATCCCGGTGTACCAGGAATGGGTGGCGGATTTGGAAACGCCGGTTTCTGCCTGGTATCGGGTCTGTGCTGGCCAGCCCTACAACTTTCTCCTGGAGTCGGTGGAGGGGGGGGAACAGGTGGCCCGCTACAGCTTCTTGGGCTGCGATCCCCTGTGGGTTTTGGAAATACGCGGGGATCAGGCGCTACAGCGATACCGCGATGGCCGACAGGAGCACCACCAAGGGGATCCCTTTGCCATCTTGGCCCGCTGCTTGCAGCCCTATGAGCCGGTGCATTTGCCGGAATTGCCCAGCAGCATCGGCGGCCTATTTGGCTACTGGGGCTACGAGCTGATTCGCTGGATTGAGCCCAAGGTGCCCGTCCACCCCCTGCAGCCGGGGGATCCCCCTGATGCCGTTTTGATGCAGGTGGACAGCATCCTGCTCTTTGACCAGGTAAAGCGCAAGATTTGGGTGGTGGCCTTCGCCGATACCCGTCACCACGCTCCTGAGGAAGCCTATGCCCAAGCCTGCCGGCGGGTGGAAAAGCTGATGCAGCAGCTCAGCGCTCCTCTTTCCCTGGCCCATCTGCACCTCAACTGGAAGCCCCACCTGTCGGAAAGGACTCCGTCCCGCTGGCGCGAACAAATCCCCCCCAGCACCCTGAGCCGCCCGGCCTACTGCCAAGCGGTGGAACGGGCTAAGGACTACATCCGCGCCGGAGATATCTTCCAGGTGGTGCTCTCGCAGCGGTTTACCGTCTCCCTTGCCGGGGATCCCTTTCGCCTCTACCGCTCGTTGCGGCTGATTAACCCTTCCCCTTACATGGCGTTTTTGCAGTTTGGGGATCTCTGCCTCATCGGCTCCAGCCCAGAGGTGATGGTGAAACTCAGCCGCGTGGGGGAAGACCGCATCGCCACTGTGCGCCCCATTGCCGGCACCCGCCCCCGCGGCACCACCCCTCTGGAAGACCGGCAGTTAGAGCAAGAGCTGTTGGCAGATCCCAAAGAACGGGCCGAACATGTGATGCTGGTGGATCTGGCCCGCAATGACCTGGGACGGGTCTGCCAACTGGGATCTGTGCAGGTGGACGACCTGATGCAGATCGAGCGCTACAGCCATGTGATGCACATCGTCAGCAACGTGGTGGGGCGGCTGGATCCCCAGTACAGCGCCTGGGATCTGCTGCGGGCCACCTTCCCTGCCGGCACTGTTACCGGCGCCCCCAAAATCCGCGCCATGCAGATTATTCATGAGCTGGAAGGATGCCGCCGCGGGCCCTATGCCGGCGCCTATGGCTACTACGACTTTTCTGGCCAACTGAACACCGCCATCACCATCCGCACTCTGCTGGTTCATCAGGGCCAGGTGAGCTTGCAGGCCGGGGCAGGTATTGTAGCCGACTCGGATCCGGAGCGGGAATATCAAGAATGTCTGAACAAAGCGCGGGGCATGTTAATGGCTGTGGCCAGTTTGCAGGAGACCTAG
- a CDS encoding NUDIX hydrolase: MQNPSQVIRERLRYQGHKYTFVSQRLRFPNGKEGEREYLIHPGGVVAVPVTAAGKFVCIRQYRFAVASYLYEFPAGTVEPGEHPDDTIRRELEEETGLRAHRWDPLGQFYLCPGYSSEIMYAYLARELEVLDSPPDKDEDEDITVVEFSASELTEMARLGMDLDSKSIACFWRAQLFLAAEK; this comes from the coding sequence ATGCAAAACCCATCTCAGGTGATTCGTGAGCGCCTGCGCTATCAAGGCCATAAATACACCTTCGTCAGCCAGCGTTTGCGTTTTCCCAACGGCAAAGAGGGAGAGCGGGAGTACCTCATCCATCCCGGGGGGGTGGTGGCCGTGCCTGTAACTGCAGCAGGCAAGTTCGTCTGCATTCGTCAATATCGCTTTGCGGTCGCTTCCTATCTTTACGAATTCCCGGCAGGCACAGTCGAGCCAGGGGAGCATCCCGATGACACCATTCGCCGCGAGCTGGAAGAAGAAACGGGCCTGCGTGCCCATCGCTGGGATCCCCTTGGCCAATTTTATTTGTGCCCCGGCTATTCCAGCGAGATTATGTATGCCTATTTGGCGCGGGAGCTGGAAGTGCTGGATTCCCCTCCCGATAAAGATGAGGATGAAGATATTACCGTAGTGGAGTTTTCTGCTTCTGAGCTTACAGAAATGGCCCGTTTGGGAATGGATTTGGACAGCAAGTCCATTGCCTGCTTTTGGCGGGCCCAATTGTTTTTGGCTGCTGAAAAATAA
- a CDS encoding M23 family metallopeptidase, whose translation MYAQLARAVERQDWLQALQLVDLLQQHTEDPAQRQDLEDYRLELEKYRSAYGDPPPPQWPFLHKPFVGEFPVTNLFDHDLPLGERDGNRRFVSGQGQVWIPDPLHPCGKSDGHAGYDWEMPVGTPILAAAAGRVTLAREEPEFFCPSLGRLVRGLRVRLLHEPELSEGERTDGRALPRWETLYAHLSQIGVQEGQVVAAGAVIGLSGDSGCASGPHLHFEVRRFDNTNSGQPAAVDPYGWFGSGLDPWSIHPLGAESLFLWQVGQAPSLGACWQGQR comes from the coding sequence GTGTACGCCCAACTGGCTCGTGCTGTGGAGCGCCAGGACTGGCTTCAGGCCCTGCAGCTGGTGGATCTGTTGCAGCAGCACACGGAAGATCCCGCCCAGCGTCAGGATCTGGAAGACTATCGGCTGGAGCTGGAAAAATATCGTTCTGCTTATGGGGATCCGCCGCCGCCCCAGTGGCCGTTTTTGCACAAGCCCTTTGTCGGAGAATTTCCCGTCACCAATCTCTTCGACCATGATCTGCCTTTGGGGGAGAGGGATGGCAACAGACGGTTTGTGAGTGGGCAAGGCCAGGTTTGGATCCCCGACCCGCTGCACCCGTGTGGCAAAAGCGATGGCCATGCCGGTTATGACTGGGAGATGCCGGTGGGCACCCCGATCCTGGCCGCTGCCGCAGGACGGGTCACCTTGGCCCGCGAGGAGCCGGAGTTTTTTTGCCCCAGCTTGGGCCGGCTGGTCAGGGGGTTGCGGGTGCGCCTTCTGCACGAGCCAGAACTCTCGGAGGGGGAGAGAACAGACGGGAGAGCACTTCCCCGCTGGGAGACCCTCTACGCCCACCTCAGTCAAATCGGGGTGCAGGAGGGGCAAGTGGTGGCCGCAGGAGCAGTCATCGGCCTATCGGGAGACAGCGGCTGTGCCAGCGGGCCCCATCTCCATTTCGAGGTACGTCGCTTCGACAACACCAACTCGGGCCAACCGGCTGCCGTCGATCCCTACGGGTGGTTTGGGTCTGGCCTGGATCCCTGGAGTATTCACCCCCTTGGGGCCGAAAGCCTGTTCCTTTGGCAGGTGGGACAAGCCCCCAGTTTGGGAGCTTGCTGGCAAGGGCAGCGATAG